Below is a genomic region from Thermoplasmata archaeon.
GCGCTCGCGCAAGCACTGAACGACGCCCTCGCGTCGATCCGCGCGATCGCGACGTGGCTATCGCCCGTGCTGCCGTTCTCTTCGGCGGAGGTCCACCGGATGCTCGGATTTTCCTCGGGGCCGGATCCGGGAGAGTGGGACCGGGCGCTCGAGCCACTCATCACCGGGCAGCCTCTGGGAGAGATCCGCCCGTTGTTCCCCCGAGCGAAACGAACGGTTCGTCCCGCACCGACATCGGCGCCAACGAACGCAAGCGCCCCTCCCCTCGCGATCCGGGCGGGCACCATCCGTTCGGTCGCTCCCCATCCCGATGCGGACCGGCTCTACGTGCTCGGGGTCGACCTCGGTGAGGAAACGCCGAGGACGATCGTCGCCGGGATGAGGGCCCACTACGCTCCCGAGGAGCTCGAGGGGCGACGCATCACGGTCCTTGCGAATCTGGCCCCCCGTACGATCCGCCGCATCACCAGCCAAGGGATGGTGCTCGCGGCCGAAGCGGGAGAGACCGTCGCGCTGCTGGCACCGCCGGAGGGCGTCCCGCCGGGTGCGATCATCGACGGGACGGCTCCGGACGCGCCGGTCATCACGATCGAGGAGTTGGCGAAGACCCCGCTCGTCGTTGGCCGCGTCGAGGGCTCGGAGAACGAGGCCACGTCGCGGGTCGATATCGGAGGGCGTCGCATCGAGGTCGAGGGGGCCTGGCCCCAGGGCTCGATGGTGATCGTCCGGCTGGCAGCCCCCGGAGCCGATCGCGGGACGGTGCTGTCCTTCCGCCCGGGGGGCCCGATCCGGCCGTCCGCGGATCTGCCCGCGGGGGCGTGGGTCCGATGACTGGAACGCGCCGATTGGACCTGCACGTCCACTCGCAGCACTCGCCGGATTCGAAGATGCGGCTCGAAACGATCGTTGGACAGCTGGGCCGGACCGGCCTGTCCGGGTTCGCGCTGACCGATCACAATTCCGTGGCCGGTCACGACGAGCTGCGCGAGCTCCAGCGACGGAATCCGGGGTATCTCTTCGTGCCGGGGGTCGAGGTTTCGGCCCTCGAAGGCCACCTGCTCGCCTACGGGATTCCAACGGCCCCGCCGGCCCACCGCCCCGTGGCGGAGACGATCGATTGGGTCCTCGCGCACGGAGGCGAGCCGGTCCTCGCCCACCCGTTTCGCCGCTCCCATGGGGTCGGGCGTCGGATCGCAGAGACGGCGGCCATCCGGGCGATGGAGGTACGCAACGGGCACAACTCCGAACTCGCTAACGCCCGCGCGGAGTTCGTGGCCAGCCAGCGAGGCCTCGGACATATCGGTGGGAGCGACGCTCACACCCCGAACGACGTCGGGCGGGCGTCGACCCTGGTCGACGAAACAGCGGACACGGTCGACGACTTGCTCGAGGACATTCGCCGCGATCGGACCGTGGCGGAGGGATCGTCCTTGACCCCCTGGGGTCAGGTCCGGGTCAGCGTGCGGAACTTCGGCCTCCGGGCGTCGCGCGGGTTCCGGAGAATATAGACGCCGCCGCACTTCAGCACTTTAAGGTGGACGCTCCTGACCCCTGCCGCGCCAAGGTGGCAGAATGGTTAATGCGACGGACTGCAGATCCGTTTCCTGGGGGTTCGATTCCCTCCCTTGGCTCGCCCCCTAACGGAGGCTCCGCTCGGAAGATGCGCCCATTCCGCGTCCCGACAGGGGCTCGGACGCGGATCCGCGTTCGAGGTCCATTCACGGGACGGACGGAGGCCTCTCCCGGCCCCCTCGGACGCGGGTCGACCGCCGGTCGGCCCTCCGAGGGGGTGCCGTCGCTCCTGCGCGCGTGGCGTGCCTCTACCCTCTACGGGGGCGAGTGAAGGTGGGTGATGATCGAGTTCGCGAGCGTCCCTTCTACAGCGATTGCGCTGAGCAAGATGACGACCACGAAGAAGAACACGATCGCGGCCTCGAGGTACGACACCGGGTACATCGGCCGGCCCAGCCGGTTCTTGGGAGGCTCGACCAGAGTCTCGCCGCTCGCGTGTAGCCACCGATCGGCGATGATCGCGACCGGGAAGGCGAGGATCGCGGTCACTCCGAACCCGATGTACATGAGGAACATGGCCCAGGGGGTCGATGTGAGGCCGAGTTGGTAGGCCCTCCACCCGTAGGCGATCACGGTGAACCCTGAGACCAGGCTGAGCACTCCGACGTACTGTAGGCGGAAGTGCAGAACCACCGAGATTCCGAACCCGAGGATGATGATCCCGAAGAGGGTGTAAATATCGTAGAACAGGATGTTGTACGCGCCCGGTAGGGGCCAGGTCATCATCCCCCAGAATCCCATCACGAGTACGACCACTCCCATGGCGATCAGCGGGATCGCGGTCTCGTGGAGGGCCACCCCGAGTCCCGCAGGGCCGCGGCGACGATAGGCCAGCGATTCGGCCACCACGATGTAGGCGACCGAAACCGCCACCAAGATCAGCGTGATCATCACAAACGTCAGCTCGTCGATAAACACCATCTTCGTTCACCCCTAGCGCGGTTCGAGCAGGTGCCCCACGACCCGATCAGTTCGACCTCGGTTCATGGTTCCGCTCCCTGCCGCGACTACGACCCCGATTCGTTGGGGGGTATTTCCACGGTCCGTTCGCTGGACTTGACGGACCGACACGCGACCGCCGATCGTAGAGGAGGGGATCGCAGGCTCGGCGGCCCCGCGCGGGGCGATCCACGAGCGTTCCGCTCCCCTGGGAGCGAGGATCGGCTCCGGGTCAAGCCGGTTTGACGGGGGGACTATCTGCGGGGCCCGGGATGGCGAGAGAGGCCCGCCCATGCGAGCGTTCGTGATGCGGAAGATCGGAGAAGTGGCGGTCATGGACAAGCCGATCCCGGAGCCGGGACCGAACGATGCCGTGATCCGAACGACCGCGGCGATGATCTGCACGTCGGACACGCACACCGTGCGAGGGGCGATCGGCGAGCGCTCGAACCTCACGTTGGGTCACGAGTCGGTCGGAGTGATCCATCGGCTCGGGTCGGCGGTCCAGGGACACGGGGTCGGTGACCGCGTCGCGGTGAACGCGATCACGCCATGCTTCCGGTGCGACAACTGCCTGCGCGGTTTTCCATCGCAATGCACCGAGATCCTCGGTGGATGGAAGTTCGCGAACACCGTAGATGGAGGCTTGGCAGAGTACTTCCGGGTGAACGACGCGGAGGCCAATCTCGCCCCGATCCCCGCGGGGCTTCCCGACGACAAGGCGGTCTACGCGTGCGACATGATGTCCACGGGGTTCATGGCTGCCGAACATGCGGCGATCCCTATCGGCGGGGACGTCGCCGTCTTCGGTGCGGGCCCGGTCGGTCTCATGGCCATCGCAGGGGCGCGCATGCTCGGCGCGGGCTCGATCATCGCGGTCGAGACAGTGCCGAAGCGCCAGGAGCTCGCCCGGCACTTCGGGGCGGACGCGATAGTCGATTTTCGCACGGTCGACACGGTGATGGAGGTCCGTCGCCTGACGCACGGTACCGGCGTCGACTCTGCGATCGAAGCGTTCGGGTCGTCCGCCACGTTCGCGAACTGCGTTCGCGTCACGCGGCCGGGCGGCACGATCTCGAACGTCGGATACCACGGAGAGGGAGAGTTCGTCGGAATCCCCCGCCTCGATTGGGGGGTCGGGATGAGCGACCAGACGATCCGTACCGGTCTGTGCCCGGGCGGGCGGGAGCGGATGGGCCGGTTGCTGCGCCTACTCGAGCGCGGAAGGATCGATCCCACGCCCCTGACGACCCACCGGTTCCGGTCCGATGAGATCGAACGGGCGTTCGGGATGATGGCATCCAAATCCGACGGGATCATCAAGCCGCTCATCGAATTCAAGTGAGGCCCACGCCGTGGGCGCCTCCCCCCTACCGGCATCTCCACCCGGGAGGGTCTAGGCTCACGGCCCGGCAGCGTCAATAGAGCTCTCCGCCTCGCTCGATCCGATGCCCGACTTCCCCCACTCCGGCCTGTGGTTCGAGGCGCTCGTCGGCGCGCTCCCGCTCGGGCTGGCCACGGTCGGGCCGGACGGTCAGTTGCGGTGGGCGAATCGAACGTGGCACATGCACACGCGCCTCGAGACCCACCGCCCGGCAAGCCGGGTGGACGAAGCACTCGGAATCGCGGGAGCCCCGCATCGAGAGACCCTGCTCCGCTGGATCCGGGACGGCACGGCCGGGGTGCTCCGGTCGGTCCCGCTCGCGCGAGCGGGGTCGGCCGGGGTGACCTACGCCGACATCGAAGTTCGCCTTGTCCCCCCCATCGCACCGGACTCCGACCGTCTCGTCGTCATCCACGACGTGACCGATCGGGCGATCGAGCACGACCGGGCGCGCCTGTTCTACGAGTCGTTCCTGACCTCGACGAACGCGATCGAGATTACGGACGACAAGGGGATCCTCGTCGACGTGAACCCCGCGTTCGAACGAATCTACGGGTATTCGCGGGCCGAGTGCATCGGAAGAAGACCGAACATGGTCCGAAGTCATTCGACCCCGGCGGAGGTGTACTCGCGTCTCTGGGCGGATCTCCTCGATCCCTCCCGCGGATACTGGTCCGGAGAGATCATGAACCGGGACCGGTGGGGGCACGAACGTCTCGTCCTGCTCACCATCAGCGCGGTCCGGGATGATCGGGGGATCACCACCCACTACCTCGGGGTCGCGGTGGATCTGACCGAACAGCGGATCTGGCAGCGCAGCGCGGCCCACGCCGACCGCCTGGCCTCGATCGGGCAGCTCGCGGCTGGAGTCGCCCACGAGATCAACACCCCCCTGACGAACGTGATGCTGGTCGCGGAATCCCTCCGTCGGCGGAGCAAGGATCCGTGGGTGCTCGCCCGGGTCGATGCAATCACCGGTCAGATCGACATCGCCGCGAAGATCGTGCGGGGACTGCTCGACTTCGCCCGTCGGTCCGAGCCCCAGATCGTCGCCCTCGATCTCGTCGAGGTCAGCCGCTCGGCGGTCGACTTCCTCCGGGGAAAGCAGTCGGCGAACATCGAGCTCGAGGAGGTCTACCCGGCGACCCCCGTCCCGGTCGCAGGGGATCGTGGCCAGCTCATCCAGGTGCTCACGAACATTCTCAACAATGGCTACGAGGCCATGGACGGAGCTCCCGGCGGTCGTCTGCGGATCGAGGTCCGGGCGGTGGACCGCCTGGCCGAGGTCGAAGTGACGGACTCGGGGCCGGGGATCCCTCCGGAGGTGATCGAGCACCTGTTCGAACCGTTCTTCACCACGAAGCCGGAGGGGCGCGGCACCGGGCTCGGACTCGCGATCAGCGACGGACTCGTCCAGGCGAATCACGGTCAACTCCTGGCGCGGAACCGGCCCGAGGGAGGAGCGAGCTTTCTCGTGCGGTTGCCCCTTGCGACCTCCCCTCCACCGGACACCTGAGAGGTCGGCCGAGGGGAACCTGGGGCGGCGGCCCCGGGACGGGACCCAGAACGGCTTTGTCGTTCGCGGTTCCTCGCGGTGGCATGCGTCTGTTGCTCGTGGACGACGATTCCGTGATCCGAGAGGAACTCGGCGAGCTGCTCCGCGACGATGGCCACGAGGTCCGGGACGCCCCCTCGGTCCCAAAAGCAATCGAGATCCTTGAGCGAGAAGCGATCGATCTCGTTCTCACGGATCTCAAGATGCCGCGACACAGCGGGCTCGAGCTCCTCGGGGAGGTGCGCCGCCGCTGGCCGGAGGTCCTCGTCGTCGTCGTGACGGGGTACGCGACGGTGGAGACCGCGGTCGAAGCGATGAAGCTCGGAGCCTTCGATTACGTCCGCAAGCCGTTCCGCTTCGAGCAGATACGATCGATGCTCGACCTCGCGGCCCAGGCGATCCAGTTCCACGGCGACGGAGGCCGCGTTCAGGACATCGACCGCACGCTCGAGGCGTGGACGACCACGGACGACCTGGACGTGCTTCACCTGACGGACCGGACGGTCCGCCCGCGTCCCCGGGTCACCGTGGTCTCCACGGGGCTCGATCAGCCGGCAGAGATCCAAGCCCACCTTGAGACGTTCCTCGCGGACCGACCCCACGGCGCCCTGCTCCTCGAGGGCGCGGATCGCCTCTTCCGAGCCCATCGGCGTACTGAGGTCATCCAGTTCATCGAACGGCTGCGGCAGGAGCTCGAAGGCCGAGGTCCATTGATGGTGACGTTCGACCCGGGCTCGATCACGGTCGCGGACGTGGTCGACCTGCGGGCCCGAGTGCTCGCGGAGACGACGCGGGCGACCCTCGAGGCACTCTCGAACCCGCTGCGCCGCTCGATCCTGCGTCGCGCCTCGCAGGGCCCGTGCACGTTCACGGAGGCGATGAGCGCGGCCGGGATCGATGAGACTCCGAAGGTCTCCTTCCACCTGCATCGCTTGGAGGAGGACGGGCTGCTGGTCCACTCGGCGGATGACTACCGGATCACTCCGCGCGGCCGGGAGGCGATGGCCCTCCTCGTGGAGATGGACGCGATCGCGACCCGAGGACTCAGTGGGAACCGGGTCCTCGCCGTGGGCCCGAACTGACGTCGCGACCCTCCGGGTAATCGATATCCCTCGCGGCCGCTCCTCTCCGGATGGCATGGTGGCCGCTCCGTCACCGGCTCCCGCACCGCCGCTGGTCATCCTGGGCGCGGGCTACGCAGGGCTCACGCTCGCTCAGCAGGTCCACCGGCTCTCCCGGGGAAAGATTCCGATCGTCCTCGTCGACCGAAGCCCCGCCCACATCTTGCGGACCCAACTCTACGAGATCGATCGGATCGCCACCTCAGGAGGGAACCTCCGCCGATGGGCCGTCCCCCTCGCCTCGGTGCTCGAGAAGACCCGCGTCCAGATCCGGACCGCCCGGGTCGAGCGCGTCGATCTCGCCGAGCACACCGTCCAGCTCGACTCGGGCACGATCGAGTTCGGCGCGCTCGCACTGTGTCTCGGATCCGTCGCCGCGTACTACGGAGTCCCGGGGGCGGCCGAGCACACCCACAGCGTCTACCGGCTCTCCGCGGCGCAACGCCTCGCGACAGCGATCCGAGAGATGGAGATCGCCTCGGTCGCGCTCCCCGGGGAGCGACGACCCCGGGTGCTCGTCGTCGGCGGGGGGTCGACCGGCACCGAGATCGCGGCCGAGATATCGACCACCGACTGGGCGGCAATCACGAAGCCGGGGGCGCGCCGTCCGGACGTCATGCTGCTGACCGGTTCTCTACCGTTCCTCGTGGGCTTCCCTCCCCAACTCATCGAGCACGCGCGGGAACTCCTGGTCCGGGCCGGGGTCTCGATATTCTACGGTTGGAACGTAACTCGGGTGGAGCCGCATCGGCTGCACTTGGAAGACGGGAGCGTGCTGCGCTTCGACATCGCCGTGTGGTGCGCCGGTCTCCAGGCGCCCCCTGCGGTCGCGGAGCTTCCGGTCCGGCATGGACGGGGAGGCCGCATCACGGTCGAGCCGACACTCGAGATCCCCGGCCATCCCGGGATGTTCGCCGTCGGCGACGTGATCGAGTTCCAGGATCCGAAGACCGGACTTCTCGTCCCCAGCACCGCCCAGGCGGCCCTCGCCGAGGCCCGCGTGGCGGCGGCCAACATCGTGGCGCGCTGGAAGGGCACCGAGCTCCAGTCGTTCTCCTACCGAGAGCGAGGCGCCGCCGTGTCCGTCGGCCATGGGGCCGGGGCCGCCGCGCTCGATCGACTGACGCTCTGGGGAAGCCCGGCGGCGCTCCTCAAGCGACTCATCCAGCGGGACTACTCGCACGCCGTGGAGCAGGGAGAAAGCAGCCGAGTCCTGTAACGGATGGTGGCGAACGAAGCCTTAATCGCGGGTACCCAATCGCCGGTGGAGGAGGAACGATGAAGGCGATCGCGCTCGTGGGGGGCCTCGGGACCCGCCTGCGCCCGATCACGTACGATCTTCCCAAGCAGCTGATCCCGCTCGCCGGACGTTCGATGCTGTATCGGGCGCTCGATGTGCTCCCGGACGATCTCGAGGAAGTGGTCCTCGCGACCGGGTACAAGGCCGACCAGATCGCGGCGTACGTGCACGAGCACCCCTACCGGCTCCGGATCCGCACGGTCCCCGAGAGGCAACCGCTCGGGACCGGAGGCGGGATGCGCAACGTCGCCGACGGGATGTCCGACCCCTTCTTCGTGATCAACTCCGACATCGTCTCGGCGGCCTCCGCGGCCGAGGTCCTCCGGGTGCACGAACAGCGGAACGGGATCGGTGCCCTCCTCCTCGCACGGGTCGAGGAGACCCAGACCTTTGGCGTCGCCGCGCTCGGCGAGAACGACCGGATCACGCAATTCGTGGAGAAACCCGCGCCGGGAGAGGCGCCCTCCCCGTGGATCAACGCCGGCATCTCCGTGTGGCGACGCGAGGTGCTCGATCGGATCCCGACCGGCCGCGAGGTCAGCTTCGAGCGCGAGATCCTTCCCGGTCTGTTGGACCGTGGGGTGTACGGAGCGCGACTCGAGGGGTACTGGCAGGATGCGGGCACGCCGGAACGCGTGCTGTACGCCCAGCGGCTCCTCTTCGAAGCCGGAAAGGGGGTCGAAGTCTACCTACCGTCCGGCGCGTCGGGGACGGGCCCGGTCTCGGTCGGACCGGGCGCACGTGCGGTCGGCGCGACGTTCGGCCCGCTCGTCACCCTCGGAGCGGGCGTCGTGGTCGGAGAAGAGGCCCGTATCTCCAATTCGATCGTGATGGACGGGGCGCGGATCGACTCCGCCGCCACCGTGATCGGTTCGATCCTCGGTCCGCGCGCACACGTCGCGGCCGGGCACCGGGTCGCCGATCAGGTCCTCGGCGCCGGCGGGGAAGCCTGAGTCACCGCGCCGGGCCCGTCACCACAACCTTCAGCGAGTCCTGGGGCCGCTGGGCGAGCCGGAACGCTTCCTCGATCTCCTCGAGCGGGATCCGGTGGGAAACGAGGTCATTGAGCGCGAGCCGGCCGTCCACGACGAGCTGCTGGACGGCGGCGATGTCGGCCTCGGTCGTCGCGTAGGAGGGCACGAGCCGGATCCCGCGCAGGTAGATCTCCTGAAGATCGGCGTCAAGGCGGCTACCGCTGGGTGGGACCCCGAAGAGGTTCACGGTACCCCCTCGACGGGCGATCGTCGTGGCGAGGGTCACTGCGGAGGGGGCGCCCGTCGCGGCGACCGCGAGATCGACCCCCCGTCCATCGGTCGCTCGATCGATGAGGT
It encodes:
- a CDS encoding PHP domain-containing protein, giving the protein MTGTRRLDLHVHSQHSPDSKMRLETIVGQLGRTGLSGFALTDHNSVAGHDELRELQRRNPGYLFVPGVEVSALEGHLLAYGIPTAPPAHRPVAETIDWVLAHGGEPVLAHPFRRSHGVGRRIAETAAIRAMEVRNGHNSELANARAEFVASQRGLGHIGGSDAHTPNDVGRASTLVDETADTVDDLLEDIRRDRTVAEGSSLTPWGQVRVSVRNFGLRASRGFRRI
- a CDS encoding DUF981 family protein; its protein translation is MVFIDELTFVMITLILVAVSVAYIVVAESLAYRRRGPAGLGVALHETAIPLIAMGVVVLVMGFWGMMTWPLPGAYNILFYDIYTLFGIIILGFGISVVLHFRLQYVGVLSLVSGFTVIAYGWRAYQLGLTSTPWAMFLMYIGFGVTAILAFPVAIIADRWLHASGETLVEPPKNRLGRPMYPVSYLEAAIVFFFVVVILLSAIAVEGTLANSIITHLHSPP
- a CDS encoding ATP-binding protein yields the protein MPDFPHSGLWFEALVGALPLGLATVGPDGQLRWANRTWHMHTRLETHRPASRVDEALGIAGAPHRETLLRWIRDGTAGVLRSVPLARAGSAGVTYADIEVRLVPPIAPDSDRLVVIHDVTDRAIEHDRARLFYESFLTSTNAIEITDDKGILVDVNPAFERIYGYSRAECIGRRPNMVRSHSTPAEVYSRLWADLLDPSRGYWSGEIMNRDRWGHERLVLLTISAVRDDRGITTHYLGVAVDLTEQRIWQRSAAHADRLASIGQLAAGVAHEINTPLTNVMLVAESLRRRSKDPWVLARVDAITGQIDIAAKIVRGLLDFARRSEPQIVALDLVEVSRSAVDFLRGKQSANIELEEVYPATPVPVAGDRGQLIQVLTNILNNGYEAMDGAPGGRLRIEVRAVDRLAEVEVTDSGPGIPPEVIEHLFEPFFTTKPEGRGTGLGLAISDGLVQANHGQLLARNRPEGGASFLVRLPLATSPPPDT
- a CDS encoding NDP-sugar synthase; the encoded protein is MKAIALVGGLGTRLRPITYDLPKQLIPLAGRSMLYRALDVLPDDLEEVVLATGYKADQIAAYVHEHPYRLRIRTVPERQPLGTGGGMRNVADGMSDPFFVINSDIVSAASAAEVLRVHEQRNGIGALLLARVEETQTFGVAALGENDRITQFVEKPAPGEAPSPWINAGISVWRREVLDRIPTGREVSFEREILPGLLDRGVYGARLEGYWQDAGTPERVLYAQRLLFEAGKGVEVYLPSGASGTGPVSVGPGARAVGATFGPLVTLGAGVVVGEEARISNSIVMDGARIDSAATVIGSILGPRAHVAAGHRVADQVLGAGGEA
- a CDS encoding response regulator gives rise to the protein MRLLLVDDDSVIREELGELLRDDGHEVRDAPSVPKAIEILEREAIDLVLTDLKMPRHSGLELLGEVRRRWPEVLVVVVTGYATVETAVEAMKLGAFDYVRKPFRFEQIRSMLDLAAQAIQFHGDGGRVQDIDRTLEAWTTTDDLDVLHLTDRTVRPRPRVTVVSTGLDQPAEIQAHLETFLADRPHGALLLEGADRLFRAHRRTEVIQFIERLRQELEGRGPLMVTFDPGSITVADVVDLRARVLAETTRATLEALSNPLRRSILRRASQGPCTFTEAMSAAGIDETPKVSFHLHRLEEDGLLVHSADDYRITPRGREAMALLVEMDAIATRGLSGNRVLAVGPN
- a CDS encoding alcohol dehydrogenase catalytic domain-containing protein, which translates into the protein MRAFVMRKIGEVAVMDKPIPEPGPNDAVIRTTAAMICTSDTHTVRGAIGERSNLTLGHESVGVIHRLGSAVQGHGVGDRVAVNAITPCFRCDNCLRGFPSQCTEILGGWKFANTVDGGLAEYFRVNDAEANLAPIPAGLPDDKAVYACDMMSTGFMAAEHAAIPIGGDVAVFGAGPVGLMAIAGARMLGAGSIIAVETVPKRQELARHFGADAIVDFRTVDTVMEVRRLTHGTGVDSAIEAFGSSATFANCVRVTRPGGTISNVGYHGEGEFVGIPRLDWGVGMSDQTIRTGLCPGGRERMGRLLRLLERGRIDPTPLTTHRFRSDEIERAFGMMASKSDGIIKPLIEFK
- a CDS encoding FAD-dependent oxidoreductase is translated as MVAAPSPAPAPPLVILGAGYAGLTLAQQVHRLSRGKIPIVLVDRSPAHILRTQLYEIDRIATSGGNLRRWAVPLASVLEKTRVQIRTARVERVDLAEHTVQLDSGTIEFGALALCLGSVAAYYGVPGAAEHTHSVYRLSAAQRLATAIREMEIASVALPGERRPRVLVVGGGSTGTEIAAEISTTDWAAITKPGARRPDVMLLTGSLPFLVGFPPQLIEHARELLVRAGVSIFYGWNVTRVEPHRLHLEDGSVLRFDIAVWCAGLQAPPAVAELPVRHGRGGRITVEPTLEIPGHPGMFAVGDVIEFQDPKTGLLVPSTAQAALAEARVAAANIVARWKGTELQSFSYRERGAAVSVGHGAGAAALDRLTLWGSPAALLKRLIQRDYSHAVEQGESSRVL